In Drosophila busckii strain San Diego stock center, stock number 13000-0081.31 chromosome 3R, ASM1175060v1, whole genome shotgun sequence, the sequence TAGCCTACTCCTCCGATGCAGACAGCAATGATGTGGAAGAGTCTGACCGTGAACGTGAACGCGCCAAGCTTAAGCTGAAGCCCAAGAAACTGTCGCTGGGCGAGAATTGTCACATGCTGCACTATGCCAATGAACTGGCACGCAAGGatattgaaattgctgctCTGCGTAAATCCAAATACAGTGCCGAGTGCACGCTGCGCAAGGCCATACAGGATAAGGTGACCGCACAGCAGGAGATGCATGGCAAGATTGAGTGCCTCGAAGAGCAAGTGGACAGGTGAGGTTTGcctacattttgtttattttttgtcttaCTTATCATTTGTTTCCATTTGCGCAGGCTGGAACGCTGTCAGACACGTGAGGGCGCTAATCTGGAGTACCTGAAAAATGTCATTATTAGCTTCATTGTTACACGGGATGCTGAAGGCAAGCGGCATATGCTGAATGCCATTAGCGCCGTGCTGCAGTTCACCAGTGCCGAGATGCAAACCATTAATACAACATTCcagaaaaaataattcagAAGTTgtctaacaaaaataattaaatatttatatagtagtattttattgcattttggtttaactataaaaacattatatatgtattaactaaaattaagaGCAACAAAGTTTTGTATATGAAGTTCGAAGTCTCTACTCGGTAAATCCTGCCACaggatatttttttaaatgctccGCCAACACGCCAGGGAACATGGCTAAGAACTTGAAGCGACTGCCCATTTTATCAGCAGCTGTTAGCATCTCGTAGCCAGAGCGTATTAGCTCTTGATTCTCAGGCAACgcattggccagcagctgctccagtcgCGCTGCACCTTGCATACGCTCTAAGAACTCACCTTGCTGCACTGGACCAAAGCATTGTATGTGTCCACTTGTCTCTGCCACATGCTTCATATGCTTGAAGTCCACATCTGCGGTTAGATCGGCTGAACCAGGCGCCAGCAGCGGCTCATGCAGCGCATGCTGCTTGAAACCACGGAAAGTATCTGTTTTGTCACCAAAATGTCCATAATCCATGATTAAAGAAATGCCGCCCTGCTGCTCCAGTCGCTTGGCCAGCAAGCCAACATGACGCTCCGTTTCCAGTGCGTATTCCAGACAACTGCGTGTTTCACCCGGCACAGGTTTAAACAGACGCGCAACAGGTGTTTGCGCTTTGGATATGACATAGCGAAAGTCTGTGGACTGTGACGCTGACTCCACATCAATAAGCACCTCCTGCCAATTGCCATCAACCAGTTGCAATTTGTGCACAGGCAGCGCATCAAAGAACTCATGCGCCAGCACCAACGAGAAACCCGGCGGCACATCCTCCAGTCGACGATGCCAATACGCATTGGTGCCTGTTGCAGTGGTGCCCTGTTGATAATACGGCAGCTGTGAGTCCTCTGGTAACGTTTCGTGTTTGTAGCAAAAACGTTGTGCTTGTGCCTTGCTCAAAAACGGACTAATCTCCACCAGATGCATGCTAAACTCGGCGCCCAGCTTAAATTTGGTCAATACTTTGAGCACATCGCGCGCAAGTGTACCACGACCCGGGCCTAGTTCCACAAACTGAAACGGCGAGGGGCTGCCCAGCTTCTGCCACTCGTTGATTAGCCATATGCCCACCAGCTAGAAGAAGAAATCTTTGACACATGCCTTACGTTAGCTGCTTCCATCACTCACTTCGCCAAATATCTGTGAAATCTCTGGTGATGTTATAAAGTCACCTTCACGTCCGA encodes:
- the LOC108603757 gene encoding protein arginine methyltransferase NDUFAF7 homolog, mitochondrial gives rise to the protein MLREVLRIGSRRSFSYKSVRRPNLAAVKDNGNANTEQKPMPSAQPNGDLTKQLRAKMLATGPITVAEYMREVLTNPNAGYYMHRDVFGREGDFITSPEISQIFGELVGIWLINEWQKLGSPSPFQFVELGPGRGTLARDVLKVLTKFKLGAEFSMHLVEISPFLSKAQAQRFCYKHETLPEDSQLPYYQQGTTATGTNAYWHRRLEDVPPGFSLVLAHEFFDALPVHKLQLVDGNWQEVLIDVESASQSTDFRYVISKAQTPVARLFKPVPGETRSCLEYALETERHVGLLAKRLEQQGGISLIMDYGHFGDKTDTFRGFKQHALHEPLLAPGSADLTADVDFKHMKHVAETSGHIQCFGPVQQGEFLERMQGAARLEQLLANALPENQELIRSGYEMLTAADKMGSRFKFLAMFPGVLAEHLKKYPVAGFTE